The following is a genomic window from Bacteroidia bacterium.
TACAACTTTGCCACTACCTGGCCAGGGTCGGGTAATTATTTCCCCAATTTGGGACGGTATCTGATTTGTGCATGTATATGCCTTATGTTGTTTCCGGGTTCGGCCCGGGCGGATGGGGTAATCATTATTATTGAAGATTTGATTGGATATGCAAATAGTAGCGGACTAACAATTTGCGAAGGTAGTTCGTTTCCTGATGCGGGTTTTTCGCTTTCTCCCAACCCGGGGACGACTCAGGTAAGAGTGGCAGTGCCTTCTGTTGATAGTCTGGTATCGGTTAGCATTCTTAATTTGTCTGGAGAGACATTATATGAGATCACCAGCTTCCAATCATCTACTACTGTAAGCCTTGAACCTGGTACTTATATTTTTCGGGTGATTTTGGAAGATGGTTGTGCTACGAGACTCTGGGTAATGCAGGCCTGATGTATGTTTAAGTGAAGACTTTGTGCCGCCCGGCTATGAATGTTGCAGGGCGGCTATTTTATTTTGTATTTCACCAATCAGCCAGGAGTGGGCGTAAAAGGGTTTCTGCGTATTTGCCTTAATCAGCAACGCTTCAAGTTTTTTGACTCTGACCCCTAAGTTCACATCGCTCTCTGCTTCTGCCAGTTTTCGGAGAAGGTTATAAAATACCAGGTAGGCATGTCTGCGGCCCTCGCTGATATCTTTTTTTCGCTTCAGAGATCGAATATTTGCGTCAACCTTGCTTTGGAAAAATTCAAACTCTTTATAGTTATGAACATCCGTAGTCAGGTATCTCGCTCTTATTTCAAGTGCTTTAGCAGCTACATCTATATTGGGGGAACGAAATTTTTTGTTGTGAAGAACTTTTTGGGCTTCCAGTGCGTTTCCCTGGGCTAAAAGGAGATCCGCCTGGCTGTAGTGAATCACATCTTCCGGTTGCTCCTTTTCCGGATCGAGAAACTTCGAAAAGTTTTCTATATGTTTTTCTGCTTCGTCATAAAGCCCCAATATGATACAGGTTTTCTGTAAATTTCTGTAATGGGAAGCGGGAAGCTTCTGGTCTATAAATAGCAGTTTCGTTTCTAATCCCCAAAGGTACAGTTGGTAGAGCATATTTAATTTCCCGTGACTTTCTTCCTGATTGAGATAGCGGATATAATGATTGGTAATCAGATTATAAAGGTTGGTCATGGGGATATGATGAATATGATTATATCCCTGCTTCAGTAAGGAGATCAGTGCCTGCTGCCCGGTGTCATTGAGTTTTTCCCCGATGAGGAGGTAGGTCTGGTAAAGCAGTTTCAATAACAGGCTGCTATGATTTTCTTTTGAGAGAACAAATCCGAGAAAAGTATCTGCCAGATCATCGGTTAATAATTCTCCGGAAACACGTTCATAGTTGATTTTCATCAGTATAAGCTGAAGTTTTTCCTCGGCTATCCATTGATTAAAGGAGTCGATAATATCCTGTTCGCTTTGGTTATCAGGAATAGCACCTCTTTTGACGAGCAATTGTTTTTTTAATTGGTAGATTTCATAGAGGTATCCTTGAATGCGAACATGCGTTCCGACATCCTTTTTCAGTGCTTTTTCTACCTTTTTAAACTCTTTCAAAAAAAGATCGTGCAGGTTCCGATCCAGTAGGGCCTTCAGATAAGCTACGGATAAAGCATATTTTTCAGGCTTCAGTTGGGAAATAGCGAGAAATGTGCTGAGTTTTTCCAGCATCAGATTGCGGATTTCCCGCACTTTATTATCGTTGTAGGGCTGGTTGGGGAAAAGATAGTGGAAGTGTTCACGGACATTACCTCCTTTTTCCAGAATCAGCTCCAGGTAAACAATGAGTTTATGGGGATTTTGTTTTTGGGCCAGGGTTTCGGAGGAATTTTCCCTAAGCTCATAAAAAAGCCAGAGGCGGAAATCTTCCCTCTCTGAGTCCGAAAGCGAATGGTACAATGTAAGAACCTTCAAAACAATTGTGCTTTAATTTTTATCAGCAGACAATTTTGCAGGCAGATCAACAATTCAAATGTTTTATGCACTCAAAATAGCGCTTTATGCCTCAATTTCCAAGATAATGGAGATTTTCGGGGGAGAAATTTTTCCAACAATTACAAAAATGTGGTGCTAAATGCATGTTGATTTATTGCGATTTTGTCTTGAGAGAAAAAAGAAGATAGAGAGTAATCATATACCATGCTGTGGCCGGTTCTCGGACAGGGATGGAAGTGGACCGGCCTGGTGTGGTGAGTGGCGCACCCGAATTAATGCCACAAAACCGTCAATAAGACAAAATGCCAAAATTAAACACCTATGAATATTAAAAGTCTTGTCGCCATAGTTGTGTTGGGTTTTTCCATACTAGGCTGGTCGGCCTGGTTAATATTTGCTCTGATAGCTCTTAGTGGATATTGAATCTATTAAAAGGATAGTATTTATTTTTCTTCGCATTGAAAAAAGTATTAATGGGAAAACAGAGATTGGTTATTCTACCTATGCAAGCGTCAATAAATTTGCAATAAAATCAAAATAGAAAAGTCCCAAGCATGAGCTACGCGCGCCATAAATTCGCCCACTGCTCGTCATGGTGTGCAGCTCGGGTGTTGGGCCACATAAAAAAAGAAAACAATGGAAAAAGTCAAAAAACCGAAAAAGAAAGTGCCAAAAATTGTCAACGGCAATTACAATTGTATGTCTTGCACATGTAGTGACTTTAATGAAAGTTTGACAAGTAATGTTTGTACATGTGGGCATTCATTTTATGACCATAGATTTTATCAAAATCAAAGTGAAGAAAAAAATAAAATTCAATTATAATTATTATGAATGATGACTTAGATAGCATGAATGGTGATTTAGCTAACATGAATAGTGATTTAGTTAGCATGAATGGTGATTTTGTTGGCATGAATGACAACTTAGTTGACATGTTGATTACTAGGCTTGTTTCAAATGAACAGGTTAGAAGAGGACAACTGATAAACCAGCAAGCCCAATGGGAATTTGAGCAATACATGGAGTATTGGAGGTTTCTTACCCAAGATGAACTTAGACAAAGGGAATATGAAAGAAGAATCACAGAACACATCCTTAGAAATCAATTGCAAAAAGATTTACAAACCGAATTAGATATCAAAAGATTAAGATTTCAGAAATATGGGTCCTCATACTCATCTACAGAATGGCTCAAGGCACAAGGATACAGCAGAAGTAGCCGACATTTGTTTGTTGTCTTTAGTGTTCATTTTAATGATTCGACCATACCTAATCCAATGTATTTCTTGAAAGATAGGTTAAAAGAGCAGAACAAAGACTTTGAACAGAAAAAATCACTATTAATTCTTGATACGGCTGAAGGGTTTGGTACGAGCTCTGAAGCTGCAATGTTTTATAATAGAGAATTTATTTTTAAACCCGCTATTATTGTTTACGGACTTCTCTCTGGAAACTACCTCAGATTTTATGCAACGTTTGGCGGTGTTCTTGAAAATCAGGTCAAAATAGAATACGTTAATGATGATGATATTCAAATAAGTATAGAACCTGAAAATATTACCTTAGGAGAAATTCCGATAAGCATAATAGAGAAGATATCCTCAGCTTCAAACGAGTTGCAAAAGGGGAAAGAAAAAACCGACAGTGTTGTTGACTACGTCATTAACTCTCAACTCCAGTTACTAATTGATTATGCATTAATTTGGATTACCAATAAAGAAAACAAAATTTGGGATAATGTAAGGAGCAAGAAAAAAAATCGAATAAAAGAAATATCAGATGAAGTGCCAGAACTTGGAGAAAAATTAAAAGAATTTGACGAATTAATAAATCGTCGAAGCATTGAAATTGAAAAAATAAGTCGCTCTCGTACATACAAGGATGACAAAAACAGTAATCCTTTCTTATAAACTCAAGAAAAACAAAATCAATGAATTCATTTAAAATAACAATACTTGGTGCTCAAAACTCTGGAAAAACTTGTTACATGTATGCGATGTATAAAATAATGAGTGAAGGCAGAGACGGATTCACTTTTACAGCATGTCAGCCATATTCATTAGAACTGGATAAAGATGCTCATAATGAGCTACTTAAAGGATGGCAAATAATTTCTCAAAAAAAAGAATGGGTGCCAGGTACAATTGGCTCGGGCAAGAACTATAATTTTTCATTTAATTATGCTGGGAAAAGTTTAATTAGTTTTGAGTACTTAGATTACAGAGGATCTGCCTTAAAAGACGGAAAAGATTCAAAAGATTACCAAACTTTGTTATCAAATCTTTCTAATTCGCAAGTAATAATGTGGTGTGTTCCAGGTCAGTATTGGAAAGACCAGGATGAGGACGAATACTCTAATATTGATTTGGAAATTTCAAATATCAATGCACTTCTTGCAGATTTAAAAAGTAAGAGAGACAAAGATAAGAAGCCTGTTCCTCCCGTAATTCTTCTTATTACAAAATATGACCAATGCAAGAATGTACCAAGTGATAATCTGCAAAGATTAATAAAGTCAAAACTGAACATCTTATTTACCAAAGAAGGGGATTGGCTTGTTACTATTATGAAATCTACTCTCGGTTTTGATTTGTCGGAATTTGATAATGATTTAGAAAAAGCCACAATTAAGCCAAAATGGATTATGGAACCAATAGCCTTTGCCATTTACTTTGTATTTGAACAACTGAAAAAAGCGTTTTCTGAAGATATTAGTTATCATAGTAGGGAGGCAGATCGTTACAAAGGCAGTTTTCTTGGCATAAAAGATTGGTGGTTTTCAGAAGAAATAGAACACCATGAATTAAGAGAGAAAAAAGCATCAGATGAAATTGATTTCATCAAAAAATACGCACCCCTTGTAAAAGAAACTTTTTTCCCCAAAGATTCTGCGTATTTCTACTTCAAAGGCAAAAAATTAAAATTAGAACAATTGGAGTCTTTAATTTCTGGCAATAAAACAGATATGTGAAAAATTTGTTAATCTAAAAAATATAACAATGTCGCAGCCCAAAAAAATTAACGCAGCTCCATTCGTGTTGAGTAGAACAAACTCAATCGATTATAGAATTTTATCAATGCCAAATTCATTGAAGTCAACCGCCAATGATATCAGGCAATTAATTGAAATAAATTTTTTAAGCTCTCCAAACAGCCTTTACGATGAAGAGACTCAATTTCGTTGGACTATTTTTCAATTCAATAAAGTTTTATTTATTGGGTTAGTTGGACTTGCTCATAATATCTCAGATGTTAACAACCGGTGTAACGAGGGGACAAGACCCTTCTATGTTTATTTGGGGTATGTTATCGAGAATGTGTCAAATGAAAGCGTAATCGAATATTTTCCATTTTCTGTTGACACATTCAGGAATTTATACTTGTATATTAATTCGAAGTGGGACGAAGTAGTTGAATCAGAACCTTATTCGTCAGAAACCATAATTTTAGAATCTAAACCAATTAGTACCATTGAACAAATAAAAATTAGGATTGAAGAAGACTGGACTCTCATATATCCCGACAGTAAAATGGAGGCTATTTGGCAAAATATATTGAGTAATCCCCCTGAAAATAATTTTATTGTATGTTTGGGAATGGCTACGGAAGAGGATGCGCTTCAATCTACTATGGCTACGAAAGAGGATGTGCTTCAATCTACTATAAATATTGCTACTATTCCCGCGAAAAACTATCATTACGAAGAAATACCATATGCCTTTAAAAAAATAAAAAAAGAAGAACTGCCAGAAGAAGCTAAACCTATTATTGAGGAGAAATTAGATAAATTTCCAGAAAAAAGAGTGTTTGAAAAAGCAAAAGAAAAGACTGTAGCTTTTTTAGGTTTCGGAACTGTAATAACTCTCGCTGGTGCTATATTGAAATCAGTTTACATAGTTGTCATCGGAGGCTCAATTATAGTAATAGGAGGTTCTTTAACTGCAATAGATAACTTCCTAAAAAAAGATAAAGAAGAAGAAAAACACCGCCCCAAAAAGCGCCCAAATCATAAAGATAAGCCTCCTCCTCCTGATTTAGGTGAATAGCAAATAGGACGCAATTCAAATTGTCGCGGTGAACGGAAAGGTTCCTCCTCCTTAGGTCGTCGAGTCTGAAAGGACTCCTTCGGAGATGACGGTTTGTCATGAGAAAAACCGCTTCTCCGGCCGGAGAAGAGCGTTTCTGGTAGGATGCCACCTCACCCTGACGACCAACGGAAGGAAGGGTCTATTGCTTTTGCGACAATTTGGTTTGCTCCCAATTATACCTTAACATGAAATTCTCCAAAGAGTTCAGGTCATTTCGGAGAACAGGAAAATGCCTTTCATGTAAAAAATTCCATCTGATCCTTTCTTCCACTTTTCTACTGAGCGGGAAGTGGTTTGCGGAAAAGCGAAAAAAGGTAATCTCCTATTTCTATTACAAGCACTATGTGGAATTCCGACAGACAGTGCTGGATTTTTTCCGCATTCCTCTTTCCAGCAAGTATAACTGCTCCGCAATCTGCTAATACTCATACCTGTAACCGTTATAAGCAACAAATAAAACCATGCCTCTTGTTGAGGAGAGTATAAATGAAATCAAATTTATCCTAATGAAACAGTTTACACCAAGCTTCATACGAGCACTCTTACTATTAACGCTAACTGCCCTGCTATGCCGACACTCTGCTCAGGCACAAAACTGGAGCGAAATCATCAAAGTCACCGCTTCCGACCGGGAAAGTGAGGATCGGTTCGGCTACTCGGTAGCCATCTCCGGGGACTACGCCATAGTAGGGGCTTATGAAGAAGATGAAGACGCCTTGGGCGGGAACACCCTTGACGGTGCCGGTTCGGCCTACCTCTTTCACAACCAGGCCGGAACCTGGACCCAGGTGCAAAAGATTGTCGCCTCCGATCGGGATGCTGGGGATCGGTTCGGCTACTCGGTAGCTATCTCCGGTGACTATGCTGTGGTAGGGGCTTATAATGAAGATGAAGACGCCTTGGGCGGGAATTCCCAAACCAGTGCCGGTTCGGCCTATATCTTTCACAACCAGGCCGGTACCTGGACCCAGATGCAAAAGATTGTCGCCCCCGACCGAAAGGCTTTTGATTGGTTCGGCTACTCGGTAGCCATCTCGGGGGACTATGCCGTGGTGGGGGCTCAAAGAGAAGGTGATGACATCTTGAGTGGTAGTGCTATACTCAGTTCCGGTTCGGCCTACATCTTCTATAACCAGGCCGGAACCTGGACCCAGGTGCAAAAAATTGTCGCATCCGATCGGGCACCTTCAGATTTCTTCGGCTACTCGGTAGCCATCTCCGGGGACTATGTTGTGGTAGGGGCTGATAGCGAAGATGAAGATGCTTCTGGCGGGAATACCCTTGACCGTGCCGGTTCGGCATACCTCTTTTACAACCAGGCCGGGACCTGGACCCAGGTGCAAAAGATTGTCGCCTCCGATCGGGAAACTACAGATTTTTTCGGATCCTCGGTAGCCATCTCCGGGGACTATGTCTTGGTAGGGGCTTATAACGAAGATCAAGATGCCTTGGGCGGGAACACCCTTGACGGTGCCGGTTCGGCCTACCTCTTTCACAACCAGGCCGGAACCTGGACCCAGGTGCAAAAGATTGTCGCCTCCGATCGGGATGCTTTTGATTCTTTCGGATCCTCGGTAGCCATCTCCGGAGACTATGCCCTGGTAGGGGCTCCCCGGAAAGATGAATACACCTCGGGCGGGAATTCTCTCCCCAGTGCTGGATCAGCCTACATCTTTCACAACCAGGTCGGGATATGGACCCAGGTGCAAAAGATTAATGCCTCCGACCTAAACACTGAGGATCGGTTCGGCATCTCAGTAGCTATCTCCGGGGACTATGCCTTGGTGGGAGCTCATCGGGAAGATGAAGACGCCTCGGGCGGGAATTCCTTATCCAATTCCGGTTCGGCTTATTTTTGGGGGAAGTCCTGTACCAATACTGCCGGAACAGACCTCCAAACTGCTTGCGACAGCTACACCTGGATTGATGGTAATACCTATACGGCATCCAATAACACAGCTACACATACACTAATCAATGCCGCAGGATGCGACAGTCTGGTAACGTTAGATTTGACAATAAACACAATAGATGTAAATGTAACCGACAGTAGCCCTACTCTGACAGCCAATGCTTTGGGAGCTACTTATCAGTGGCTGGATTGCGACAACGGCTATGCTGCTATTGCAGGAGCAACTAACCAATCCTTCCTCGCTACGGCTGATGGGAATTACGCTGTGGCGGTAACAGCCAATAATTGTACAGATACTTCGGCTTGTTACTCAGTAGTAATCACGGGCATTGTCGAAAATGGAAATACTGCTTTTGCCTCAGTTTATCCGAATCCAACCTCAGGCATACTAACCATTGACCTTGGCAACACGCCTCTCACGGGAGGCATCACCATAGAGTTGACCGATATGCTTGGCAGGGTGGTTATCCGAGATCAGGTATCTGTGCCTCATATTGAGGTGGACTTACGTAAGGAGGAAAATGGGGTGTATGTCATTCGCATTATAACTGAAGCAGGCGCACATGCCTTACGCGTGATTAAGCAGTAAACAATCACCATTAAAACCAAATTAAGTAGAGAACCAGATGGGATTCATGCATAAAAACCTGCGAGTTATAAACTGAGTTTTTTTAACCACGAAAGGGGAATCAAAAAAGTAAAGTCTGGTTAACCCCTCACCACATTCAATACCACCATCTGCGTCAGCAGCCCTCCCGCTGATTGCCTGCCCGATATGGGAAATCGCATGGATTTTCCTTCCCTGATAACGTCCAGTACAACCTGGGCCTTGTCTGATTTGCCAAGGATAGATGAAATTTCGGAAGGCTCATTTACCCTGATGCCATCCAGAGCAACGATGACATCCCCGACTTTTATGCCTGATTTTTCGAGGTTTCCACCTTCGTCTGTACCCAATACCATAATCCCCAGACTGCCCTGATAGGTTGCCGGGTTTTCAATCCTGTAGATGGAAACACGGGCATATAACTGCTGAAGCGGGCTCAATTCTGTGTTTTTCAACGCCTGTCGAAAATAATAAGCCGATGCCTGTCCATCACATTCGATAAACGAAAAGGCCGCTCTCTCAAACAACTCCGCCGGATCTGTAATGCTGTTGTCTAAAGTCTGTTTTTTCAGGTTTTCATACTCTCCCTCCGTAAGGCTGTCAGGTAGTCCGGTAAGTTTGCGCAGGTAAACCAGGTAGGGATCGGTGATCTGTCGTTTGATTTCGCGTTTTTGGGCATCTTCCATTATTCCGGTTTCTCTACTTAGCAATTCTGTTTTCTGCTGGTAAAGGGTAGAGAGAACCTGATTCCATTCCTGAAACGTAAGTTTACCCTCTGGAAGTGGCAGGTCGAGCTGAAGTGCGCGGAACTGATCTTCAGGGAAACCGGGATCCGCTTCGGGCAACTGGATGTACTTCAGGGTAGCTTCAACCAATGCCCGTTTACCTTCCACGATTTTCATGTCCCGGAAATATTTTGCCCTCGCGGCTCTTTCTGTGTCGCTGATATGATCCAATCGCTGGAGATACAGCAATTGGTCCTGATACTCCGAGATTTGCATGTCAATGTCCTCGAAAAACCGATAGACAAAATCAACGCCTTCCTTGACTTTAGGCTGAAAAACCAGATCTTTATTCAGCACTTCGTACTGTCGGCGGTTGATAGGCCACTTTCTTCGGTACATTTGGATATTTTCCTCGTACTGGCGAAAGCTATGAAGTGCACGCTGCTGAAAGCCTTCTTCAATTTCATTGATTTTTTTGGTGCCCCAATATGGCGCTGGATTATCTTCTTCCAACATCCAAAGCAGGGAACTATAGTTAGAGAAGAGATTCTTCATTTCTTCATGGATAGAGTTCCATGCACCCTGAAAATGCTCATCGGCTCCTGGATTAATAATAAGATCTCTACCAGAATTATATTGGTTTCCAATATAAGTGCTCCCCCCCACAAACAACCCGATTACCAGCCCTATCAGACCTGTTCTCTTTTGATTTGAAGCAAATCGCCGAACGCTGGACCATAAAGTTCCTGACCTCCTGGAAACCGGATTTCCACGGACAATGGACACGATTTTTTCTACAATTTCTTCTGTTGGTAGTTCCGAGGAAATGGCAAACCGGTCTGCCATCATGGGTGAAGATTTTCTTACTTCACTTTCTGTTACGCCATGCCAGATAGGAATAATTCTGGACTGACCTACCGTTTCAACTCCGTAAAATGCCGCATATTCATCTCTCGTCCATTTATGCTCTAAATAGGCTAGACTGATAATCGCCACACAATATGCTGACCGAGAAATAGCTGCATCAATCTCCCCCATTAGCTTATTCCCAGGTTTTAGTTTATATCCTGAATACCAAACCTTTAGGTCAGTTTGTGATAATGCCTCTACAAATGCTTCTGTAAAATGCTGCTTATCTTCTACTGCGTGAGAGATAAATACATCGAACTCAAATTTCTCTTCCCGAAACGGATTTTTCATATTAATAAAGACTTTCTCAAAGCAGAAGATGCTTCTAAAAATAGTTTTTTTTGAGAAAACAGCCAAAGCCCAACCAGCTACCTACAACAAAAAATGCGATCCCGCTAACAGAATTGATTATCTTTACCTGATACGGTTGAACAACAGGCTCTGATAACCGTTAACTATTTCCTGTCTCATTCCTATTACTTATCGCTTAAAAATACAAAATGATCATCCACCCATTTTTTAAAGTAGGTTTACTTTCTCTGCTGCTGTGTATTACAGCAACAACCTTTGGGCAAATCGTCAATGTCGGCAGTGGGAGTTATACCCAAACTTTCCCCGGAACCGATGCCGCCGGAAGAAATACCTTTCCTTCCGGTACGCCTTTTACCATAGGGGTTGCTGCTACGAAACCTACACCAACCAATGACTGGTGGTCTCATAAAGTAAAAAATAGCCATTCCGACAATTTATTCAACTATCCCTTTACGATGAAAACGGTCAATTCGGGTCTCGTCGTATCGTATATTCCCTGGGGTGTGATCGATAATATTGAGCCTGTGATTGTGGGGGTTACCGGGTTAAACGCTTCGGCAGCAAATGTTTCCGACTTCACAGATTGGACCGTTTCCATAGACTGGAGTAGTGGAGCCAACAATTTCCAGGCGAAATCGGGCATCGGAATGCCTTTTATCTATTTTTCAAAAGGTACCAATGACGTAGCACGGGTTACCGTCAACCAGGGAACAGTAACGATTTCAAATGAAATGCTGATCATCGTCGATGCGCGAAATGGGGCAGACTTCGCTGTTTACGCGCCAATGGGAAGTGTTTGGTCGCAAAATGGCAATACGTACACTTCTACTTTAAATGGTCAAAATTACTGGTCATTAGGGTTTATCCCGCTAAACGCCTCAAACGTTACTTCCACCGCAAATGCCTATAAAAAATACGCTTACGTTTTCCCGGCAAACACAAAGACTGACTGGTCTTATGATGAAACATCTTCCGTAGTCACCACCAATTTTACGGTTGAAACAGAGGTAAAAGAAGGGACAGATAGTACGATGCTTTTGGGTTTGCTCCCACACCAATGGGCAAACTTAGCGCCTGGTGCTCCAGGACTAACCCCATACACTTACAATACAGTCAGAGGCCAGATGAAAATGCTGGACGGCAATAGCTTTACCGTCGAAAATACTTTTTACGGTATTTTACCCACCCTCCCTTATCTCGATTATTACAGCCCGGGTTTTAGTCCGGCGCAATTAAATGAAAAAGTAAAACTGCTGCAAAATGACGGCCTGAACAGCTGGACAGACTCCTACAACGAAGGGCAGGAAATGAATCGACTGATTCAGACTGCCAGAGTAGCCCAGCTTTCCGGCGACACCGTTGCTTTACAAAAGCTACTGACCACCGTCAAAGCGCGGCTGGAAGACTGGCTGAAAGTCAACGGTGGCGAAGTCGCTTTTTTATTCTATTACAATCAAACCTGGTCTGCCATGATCGGCTATCCCGCAGGCCACGGACAGGACGGCAATATCAACGACCACCACTTTCACTGGGGGTATTTTATTCATGCTGCTTCCTTTATAGAGCAATTTGAGCCCGGTTGGGCAGCCCAGTGGGGGGATATGATCAATCTATTGGTGAGGGATGCTGCCAGCCCAAACCGACAGGATAATCTGTTTCCTTTCCTGCGAAACTTCAGCCCTTACGCAGGTCACTGCTGGGCAAATGGTTTTGCTTCTTTCCCGCAGGGCAACGATCAGGAATCAACCTCTGAAAGTATGCAATTTAATTCCTCGCTCATCCATTGGGGAGAAATTACCGGCAACGATTCCATCAGAGATTTGGGCATTTACCTATATACCACCGAGCAATCCGCCGTTGAAGAATATTGGTTTGATAAATACAACCGCAACTTTGCCCCCCCCCATCCCTACAGTCTGGTGTCCAGAGTCTGGGGCAACAGCTATGATAATGGTACGTTTTGGACCAACGACATTGCCGCATCTTATGGCATCGAATTATACCCGATACATGGGGGGTCGCTGTATTTGGGCCATGACACAACCTATGTCAACCAGCTCTGGAACGAAATTGCGCAAAATACCGGCATTTTGACCAACGCACCCAACGTCAACCTATGGCATGATATCATGTGGGAATACCTGGCGTTTGTCAACCCTGAGAAAGCCATTGAGTTGTACGACTCATATCCCGAGCGTTCGCTGAAATTTGGTGTCTCTGATGCGCAAACCTATCACTGGCTGCATAGTATGAATGTTTTAGGGAATGTTGATGTTTCCCTTACAGCCAACCATCCGCTGGCAGTAGCTTTTAATAAAAACGGCGCAAAAACTTATGTTGGCCAAAACTATGGCATGGATACGATCAGCGTAACTTTCTCTGATGGATATATATTGAAAGTACCGCCGCGAACCCTGGCCACAAGCAGAGATATCGCCATAAAAGGTGTTTTGACTTCCAGTTTCCCGGAAGCTTATCCGGGCGGAAGTGTAGATTTGACAACCGTAGTCAGCGGCGGAACAGCAACAAAGGTTGAATTTTATGATGGGAATGTTTTAGTAGGGCAAACAGCATCGGCGCCTTTTGTGGTTACCGCAGCAAATTTGAGCGTAGGAAGGCACAATTTTTATGCGAAGGTATATAACGATACGCTGTTTAATCTCACCAATATCGTAACGGTGATCGTCGGTGAGCAGCGCCCTTATTCCGGATCACCCATTACCATCCCCGGTACATTTCAGGCAGCGCACTATGATATCTTTGAGGGCGGTGTGGGGAATGGAATCGCTTATCAGGATGCTTCAATTATCAATGAAGGTAATTTCAGGTTAAATGAATATGTAGATGCAGAAACCAAGGCTTCCGAAGGTGACATTGTCGGCTGGATCGTTGCCGGCGAATGGCTGGAATATACAGTTGATGTCCAACAGGCAGGAAATTACAATCTGACATTCCGGTATGCCTGTGGC
Proteins encoded in this region:
- a CDS encoding TIR domain-containing protein, which encodes MKNPFREEKFEFDVFISHAVEDKQHFTEAFVEALSQTDLKVWYSGYKLKPGNKLMGEIDAAISRSAYCVAIISLAYLEHKWTRDEYAAFYGVETVGQSRIIPIWHGVTESEVRKSSPMMADRFAISSELPTEEIVEKIVSIVRGNPVSRRSGTLWSSVRRFASNQKRTGLIGLVIGLFVGGSTYIGNQYNSGRDLIINPGADEHFQGAWNSIHEEMKNLFSNYSSLLWMLEEDNPAPYWGTKKINEIEEGFQQRALHSFRQYEENIQMYRRKWPINRRQYEVLNKDLVFQPKVKEGVDFVYRFFEDIDMQISEYQDQLLYLQRLDHISDTERAARAKYFRDMKIVEGKRALVEATLKYIQLPEADPGFPEDQFRALQLDLPLPEGKLTFQEWNQVLSTLYQQKTELLSRETGIMEDAQKREIKRQITDPYLVYLRKLTGLPDSLTEGEYENLKKQTLDNSITDPAELFERAAFSFIECDGQASAYYFRQALKNTELSPLQQLYARVSIYRIENPATYQGSLGIMVLGTDEGGNLEKSGIKVGDVIVALDGIRVNEPSEISSILGKSDKAQVVLDVIREGKSMRFPISGRQSAGGLLTQMVVLNVVRG
- a CDS encoding T9SS type A sorting domain-containing protein translates to MTYNFATTWPGSGNYFPNLGRYLICACICLMLFPGSARADGVIIIIEDLIGYANSSGLTICEGSSFPDAGFSLSPNPGTTQVRVAVPSVDSLVSVSILNLSGETLYEITSFQSSTTVSLEPGTYIFRVILEDGCATRLWVMQA
- a CDS encoding T9SS type A sorting domain-containing protein encodes the protein MKQFTPSFIRALLLLTLTALLCRHSAQAQNWSEIIKVTASDRESEDRFGYSVAISGDYAIVGAYEEDEDALGGNTLDGAGSAYLFHNQAGTWTQVQKIVASDRDAGDRFGYSVAISGDYAVVGAYNEDEDALGGNSQTSAGSAYIFHNQAGTWTQMQKIVAPDRKAFDWFGYSVAISGDYAVVGAQREGDDILSGSAILSSGSAYIFYNQAGTWTQVQKIVASDRAPSDFFGYSVAISGDYVVVGADSEDEDASGGNTLDRAGSAYLFYNQAGTWTQVQKIVASDRETTDFFGSSVAISGDYVLVGAYNEDQDALGGNTLDGAGSAYLFHNQAGTWTQVQKIVASDRDAFDSFGSSVAISGDYALVGAPRKDEYTSGGNSLPSAGSAYIFHNQVGIWTQVQKINASDLNTEDRFGISVAISGDYALVGAHREDEDASGGNSLSNSGSAYFWGKSCTNTAGTDLQTACDSYTWIDGNTYTASNNTATHTLINAAGCDSLVTLDLTINTIDVNVTDSSPTLTANALGATYQWLDCDNGYAAIAGATNQSFLATADGNYAVAVTANNCTDTSACYSVVITGIVENGNTAFASVYPNPTSGILTIDLGNTPLTGGITIELTDMLGRVVIRDQVSVPHIEVDLRKEENGVYVIRIITEAGAHALRVIKQ